In Spirochaetota bacterium, the following are encoded in one genomic region:
- a CDS encoding aspartate aminotransferase family protein, whose translation MSPSKKEVIRLYADHVSPGKVDVYAQYGMLLVPGRREGCFIYDRDGTRYLNCHCNGGVFNLGHRNPRVIRALTRALTEYDIGNHHLVSEPKAMLARMLARTLPAGLNQVVFGVGGGEAIDLAIKLARGVTGRPGVISAFGGYHGHTGLALATGDAKFREKFGPMPPGFFQVPFGDIGALESAVSDQTAAVIMETIPATLGIVVPGRDYFRKVKALCARAGALLVMDEVQTGFGRTGTFWCFEQFRVVPDIVVTGKGMSGGIYPMSATIYHERHRDFFRKDPFVHISTFGGSEAGCFAAMEAIRISSGKKFLSTVRASGDRIRAGLGALAKEFPGAGFRVRGLGLMLGLEFADEMRSLFMLKLLFDRGVYMVYSGNDRRVLQLLPPLIITRREIAVLVRAVRDSLVELVRGTGG comes from the coding sequence GTGAGCCCTTCAAAAAAAGAGGTTATTCGTCTCTATGCCGACCACGTCTCGCCGGGGAAGGTGGACGTGTACGCGCAGTACGGCATGCTCCTGGTCCCGGGCAGGCGTGAGGGCTGCTTTATTTACGACCGGGACGGGACCCGCTACCTGAACTGCCACTGCAACGGGGGCGTATTCAACCTGGGACATCGTAACCCGCGGGTGATCCGCGCCCTGACGCGCGCCCTGACGGAGTATGATATCGGGAACCACCACCTCGTGAGCGAACCGAAGGCGATGCTGGCCCGGATGCTCGCGCGCACGCTGCCCGCGGGGCTCAACCAGGTTGTATTCGGGGTGGGCGGCGGTGAGGCGATCGACCTCGCGATCAAGCTCGCGCGCGGCGTGACCGGCAGGCCGGGGGTGATCTCGGCGTTCGGGGGTTACCACGGGCACACGGGGCTCGCCCTCGCGACGGGGGATGCGAAGTTCAGGGAAAAATTCGGTCCCATGCCGCCGGGCTTCTTCCAGGTGCCGTTCGGTGATATCGGCGCGCTCGAGTCGGCGGTGTCCGACCAGACCGCGGCGGTCATCATGGAAACCATACCCGCCACGCTCGGGATCGTGGTCCCGGGACGCGATTATTTCCGTAAGGTCAAGGCGCTGTGCGCCCGCGCCGGGGCGCTTCTCGTCATGGACGAGGTCCAGACCGGGTTCGGGCGCACCGGGACGTTCTGGTGCTTCGAGCAGTTCCGCGTCGTGCCGGACATCGTGGTGACGGGAAAGGGAATGAGCGGCGGGATTTATCCCATGAGCGCGACCATTTACCACGAACGCCACCGCGATTTCTTCAGGAAGGACCCCTTCGTGCACATCTCCACCTTTGGCGGGAGCGAGGCAGGGTGCTTCGCGGCCATGGAGGCGATACGCATCTCCTCCGGAAAGAAATTTCTTTCCACTGTGCGCGCGTCGGGGGACCGGATCCGGGCCGGCCTGGGGGCCCTCGCGAAGGAATTCCCGGGGGCCGGTTTCCGGGTGCGGGGCCTGGGGCTCATGCTGGGGCTCGAATTCGCGGACGAGATGCGCTCCCTGTTCATGCTGAAGCTTCTCTTCGACAGGGGCGTGTACATGGTATACTCGGGCAACGACCGGAGGGTGCTGCAGCTCCTTCCGCCGCTCATAATCACGCGGAGGGAGATCGCCGTCCTGGTGCGCGCGGTGCGGGACTCCCTGGTCGAGCTCGTGCGGGGAACGGGAGGGTAG
- a CDS encoding M23 family metallopeptidase — protein sequence MIIYVISLLTILLPAAGIIMLLRTRPVDRREWFLNCAAAFGPVLLTALAGSWGVIGHSLRHVPLVCYAATVLISFRRADFSAGRAARLDRWAASKLAAIILFFVLNIDLARGAYAGGDRLEMDFPLRGGEYLVYQGGASLVGNPFHAMQPGSRYALDIVKLDDRGRRAAGILPGDCADYMVYGEPVYSPLDATVLDARDGVRDNIPPAADEALGPGNHVLLLADGRLVLLAHFARGSVKVNKGDIVKRGQLLGRAGNSGNSLEPHLHIQAMKEGGTADAIPLSFKSMLYTINDIIIAE from the coding sequence ATGATAATCTACGTCATCTCCCTGCTCACGATACTGCTTCCCGCCGCAGGAATAATTATGCTTCTCCGGACCCGCCCCGTCGACCGCCGCGAATGGTTCCTGAATTGCGCGGCGGCTTTCGGCCCGGTGCTGCTGACCGCGCTCGCGGGGTCCTGGGGCGTGATCGGGCATTCCCTGCGGCACGTCCCCCTCGTGTGCTACGCCGCGACGGTGCTCATATCGTTCCGGCGGGCGGATTTTTCGGCGGGCCGTGCGGCCCGCCTGGACAGATGGGCCGCTTCAAAGCTCGCGGCGATCATCCTGTTTTTCGTTCTCAATATCGATCTTGCCCGCGGTGCGTACGCCGGAGGCGATCGCCTTGAAATGGATTTTCCGCTTCGTGGGGGAGAATACCTCGTGTACCAGGGGGGCGCGAGCCTCGTCGGGAATCCCTTTCACGCGATGCAACCGGGGTCGCGTTATGCGCTCGATATCGTGAAGCTGGACGATCGCGGGAGGCGCGCGGCCGGCATACTCCCCGGGGATTGCGCGGATTACATGGTGTACGGCGAACCCGTGTACAGCCCCCTTGACGCGACGGTGCTCGATGCGCGTGACGGCGTGCGGGACAATATCCCGCCCGCGGCGGACGAGGCGCTGGGCCCCGGAAACCACGTCCTGCTCCTTGCGGACGGTCGCCTTGTTCTCCTGGCGCATTTCGCGCGGGGAAGCGTGAAAGTAAATAAGGGCGACATCGTGAAACGCGGTCAGCTCCTGGGGCGCGCAGGGAATTCGGGGAACAGCCTTGAACCGCACCTGCATATACAGGCGATGAAGGAGGGCGGGACCGCGGACGCGATTCCCCTGTCTTTTAAAAGCATGCTTTATACCATAAATGATATAATTATCGCGGAGTAA